The Nitrospirota bacterium genome has a window encoding:
- a CDS encoding response regulator has product MAKSILAVDDSVTMRQTIATTLEKEGYNVVLANDGKDAVSKLNGSRFNLIITDINMPNMDGISLIKEIKKQASHKFTPIIVLTTESQPEKKEEGKSAGATGWIIKPFKPEQLIAVVKKVCP; this is encoded by the coding sequence ATGGCAAAAAGCATTCTCGCGGTTGATGACTCAGTAACTATGCGGCAGACAATAGCAACAACCCTTGAAAAAGAGGGTTATAACGTAGTACTTGCAAATGACGGCAAGGATGCCGTGTCAAAATTAAACGGCAGCAGGTTTAACCTGATTATCACAGATATTAATATGCCGAATATGGATGGGATCAGCCTGATTAAAGAGATAAAGAAACAGGCATCACACAAATTCACACCAATAATAGTTTTAACTACAGAATCACAGCCTGAGAAAAAGGAAGAAGGGAAATCCGCCGGGGCAACCGGCTGGATCATAAAACCGTTTAAACCAGAACAATTAATTGCTGTGGTGAAGAAGGTATGCCCGTAA
- a CDS encoding chemotaxis protein CheA: MEDIEKLKETFYSEADDILSNLDELLLQLEHNPGDKETLDAIFRSMHTLKGTSSIFEFHSIEKLAHACEDLLDLMRKEEVGEVTSEKMIDTLFTGSDQIKEIITNIQNGSEQNNVNYENTVNEIRALLPKKEHIEVVQKKASDEGMNRAFIRTLGKDERSTIINQIREGRQVYQISIALSKYCFYKGMDPLVLLKNLTFGGEVLLVRCTTEHIPSLEEINPYMLYLDDIWMVFSTTETIDFLNDIFEFALAIGDITVHLLTEEELTSVTPIESKSPANKEDEWGMSDDSREVESGLHETVTSSIGLKNIFLEFMEESNSYIEDIESSILKLEKDKTNLIIVNDIFRPFHTIKGNCGYLGFKELGHLCHSVETLLDNIRNSTIAVNQIIIDTLLETVDAVKKLRLNLPQGISAKFGLTDIELSKYPAQESISTKPLLHRINFLSNLNSAQHIKENTPKLGEILLATGDISEEQLNKALRLQERKLGEILVDEGILPEDKVKSALEIQELQKAGTKGPANAIKVDIEKVDCLVNLVGELVITQTLISQNSSITQLSGQSVSKDIAHLGKITRDIQDHVMSMRMMPLNQTFQKMMRVVRDTAKKAGKNVELIISGEDTELDKTVIEEVSDPLVHILRNSVDHGIETPEARKNKGKPEKGTVHLNAFHRGGNIVIEIKDDGKGLNRERIIEKAIERGLINDPTDVSEQQIYQLIFYPGFSTAEKVTDISGRGVGMDVVRKNIDKLRGRIDIQSKEDQGTTISITLPLTLAIIDGMVVQTGIERYIIPTLSIEESLRPKKEEIITVQEKGELCNLRGALLPILRLNNLYNKKDDHKNPCDALLVVVENDGMRACILVDELIGQQQVVIKTLGDTFKNVRGIAGGAILGDGKVGLILDVRGLIEASLYAKR, encoded by the coding sequence ATGGAAGATATTGAAAAATTAAAAGAGACTTTTTATTCAGAGGCGGATGACATATTAAGCAATCTGGATGAACTCCTGCTCCAGCTTGAACACAACCCCGGTGATAAAGAGACGCTGGATGCCATCTTCAGGAGTATGCACACACTGAAGGGGACATCCAGTATATTTGAATTCCACTCTATTGAGAAACTTGCACACGCATGTGAAGACCTTCTTGATCTCATGAGGAAGGAGGAGGTTGGTGAGGTAACATCTGAAAAGATGATAGATACACTTTTCACAGGTTCTGACCAAATAAAAGAGATTATCACTAATATCCAGAACGGCAGTGAACAGAATAATGTTAATTATGAAAATACAGTAAACGAAATACGGGCATTACTTCCGAAAAAAGAACATATTGAAGTAGTCCAGAAAAAGGCATCTGATGAGGGGATGAACCGGGCGTTTATCAGGACATTGGGGAAAGATGAACGAAGCACCATCATTAACCAAATAAGAGAAGGCAGGCAGGTATATCAGATTTCTATCGCACTTAGTAAATATTGTTTCTATAAAGGTATGGACCCGCTTGTGCTCCTGAAAAACCTGACGTTCGGCGGTGAGGTGCTGTTAGTCAGGTGTACAACTGAACACATCCCATCCCTTGAAGAAATTAATCCTTATATGCTCTATCTTGATGATATCTGGATGGTATTCTCTACTACGGAAACCATAGATTTTTTGAATGATATATTCGAGTTCGCACTTGCAATAGGTGATATAACAGTACATTTATTAACAGAAGAAGAATTGACCTCTGTAACCCCTATAGAATCTAAAAGCCCCGCAAATAAAGAAGATGAATGGGGCATGTCAGACGATAGCAGAGAAGTTGAATCCGGCCTGCATGAAACTGTGACATCCTCCATTGGGCTAAAGAATATATTCCTTGAATTCATGGAAGAGTCTAATTCGTATATCGAAGACATTGAATCTTCCATTTTAAAATTAGAAAAGGATAAGACAAACCTTATAATTGTTAATGACATATTCAGACCATTCCATACTATAAAAGGAAATTGCGGGTACCTCGGATTTAAGGAGCTGGGCCATTTATGCCATTCTGTTGAGACACTCCTCGATAATATTAGAAACAGTACCATTGCCGTCAATCAGATAATCATTGATACCTTACTTGAAACAGTGGATGCGGTTAAAAAGCTCCGTCTAAACCTGCCGCAAGGTATATCTGCAAAATTTGGACTTACGGATATTGAATTAAGCAAATATCCGGCACAGGAATCAATAAGCACAAAACCCTTATTGCACAGGATTAATTTCTTATCGAATCTTAATTCTGCCCAGCATATAAAAGAAAACACCCCTAAACTCGGAGAAATCCTGCTTGCAACCGGGGACATTAGTGAAGAGCAGTTAAATAAGGCCCTGCGTCTTCAGGAAAGAAAACTTGGTGAGATATTAGTTGATGAAGGTATTTTACCTGAAGATAAGGTAAAGAGTGCATTAGAGATACAGGAGCTCCAGAAGGCAGGCACAAAAGGTCCGGCAAATGCAATAAAGGTTGACATAGAGAAGGTAGACTGCCTTGTAAATCTGGTAGGTGAACTTGTAATAACCCAGACATTGATAAGCCAGAACTCTTCAATCACACAACTGTCAGGGCAGAGCGTCAGCAAAGACATTGCCCATCTTGGGAAGATTACCAGAGACATTCAGGACCATGTTATGTCAATGCGTATGATGCCTTTAAATCAGACCTTCCAGAAGATGATGAGGGTTGTAAGAGATACGGCAAAAAAGGCAGGTAAGAATGTAGAACTTATAATATCAGGGGAAGATACAGAATTAGATAAGACTGTGATAGAGGAGGTAAGCGATCCGCTTGTACACATATTGAGAAACTCTGTTGACCATGGAATAGAAACACCTGAAGCGAGAAAGAATAAAGGGAAACCTGAGAAGGGGACTGTGCATCTCAATGCATTCCACAGGGGCGGGAATATTGTTATAGAAATAAAGGATGATGGAAAGGGATTAAACAGGGAAAGGATAATTGAAAAGGCCATTGAGCGTGGTTTGATAAATGATCCTACGGATGTATCTGAACAGCAGATATACCAACTGATATTCTATCCCGGATTTTCAACAGCAGAGAAGGTCACGGACATTTCAGGAAGAGGTGTCGGGATGGATGTGGTACGGAAAAACATAGATAAACTCCGAGGCCGTATAGATATACAGAGCAAAGAAGACCAGGGGACAACCATCTCTATAACACTTCCGCTTACACTCGCAATTATAGACGGAATGGTTGTCCAGACCGGAATAGAAAGATATATAATCCCCACACTTTCTATAGAAGAATCATTAAGACCTAAAAAGGAAGAGATAATTACGGTTCAGGAAAAAGGTGAGTTGTGCAATCTCAGGGGGGCATTGTTACCGATATTGAGGCTTAACAACCTTTACAATAAAAAAGATGACCATAAAAATCCATGCGATGCACTGCTGGTTGTTGTAGAGAATGATGGAATGCGTGCATGTATCCTGGTAGATGAGCTGATAGGACAACAGCAGGTCGTTATCAAGACTCTTGGTGACACATTCAAGAATGTAAGAGGCATTGCAGGAGGCGCCATTCTTGGTGACGGCAAGGTAGGGCTTATTTTGGATGTACGTGGGCTGATAGAAGCTTCTTTATATGCAAAACGATAA
- a CDS encoding purine-binding chemotaxis protein CheW produces the protein MDTALEKTNSSDVSALEGKYLTFVLNHEEYGLEILRVREIIGLMDITPVPQVPHFIKGIINLRGKVIPVVDLRLKFGMPEIEYTKETCTIVVDIENRLMGIVVDTVSEVLDITAKDIEPTPSLGSTIKTDFILGMGKVKGKVKILLDIDKVLTLDELGVVNT, from the coding sequence ATGGATACTGCATTAGAAAAGACCAACAGCTCAGATGTCTCAGCCCTTGAAGGAAAGTATCTGACATTTGTGTTGAATCATGAAGAGTACGGGCTGGAGATACTGAGGGTTCGGGAAATAATCGGACTCATGGATATAACACCGGTCCCGCAGGTACCACATTTTATAAAGGGTATTATAAACCTGAGGGGAAAGGTTATTCCTGTAGTTGATTTAAGGCTTAAATTCGGGATGCCTGAGATAGAGTATACAAAAGAGACTTGCACCATAGTTGTTGACATAGAGAATCGCTTAATGGGCATTGTTGTTGACACTGTCTCAGAGGTACTTGATATAACTGCTAAAGATATAGAACCAACCCCTTCCCTCGGAAGCACAATTAAAACAGACTTTATACTCGGAATGGGTAAGGTTAAAGGGAAAGTAAAGATACTGCTTGATATAGATAAGGTGCTTACACTTGATGAGTTGGGTGTGGTGAATACTTAA
- a CDS encoding protein-glutamate O-methyltransferase translates to MKTFDQIIKPAISNFECFSDHIEISDQEFEMFRGFIYSNAGINLNSTKKNLLQTRLIKRLKQTECESFSQYFRLIKNDSTGEELIAMLNAISTNLTRFFREEEHFKFLKQTVLPAIIANKRKKDDRRIRIWSAACSSGEEPYTLGLTLLPLIENPLGWDIKILATDISTDILKKASEGIYEEEKVSDIPKNLLETFFTKEKIENKTCYYVKPLLHNIITFRRLNLIQDNYPFKGKFDFIFCRNVMIYFDKKTQEGIVNKFYNYLEDGGYLFIGHSESLNGVKSPFKYIKPAVYKKGGE, encoded by the coding sequence ATGAAAACATTTGATCAAATAATTAAACCTGCAATATCAAATTTTGAATGTTTCTCTGATCATATAGAAATATCTGATCAGGAATTCGAGATGTTCAGGGGCTTTATCTACTCTAACGCCGGAATCAACCTGAATTCTACAAAGAAAAACCTTTTGCAGACACGCCTGATTAAACGATTGAAACAAACTGAATGTGAGTCTTTCTCCCAGTATTTTAGATTGATCAAGAATGACTCTACCGGTGAAGAGCTGATTGCAATGCTTAATGCAATCTCAACAAATCTTACTAGGTTCTTCAGAGAGGAAGAACATTTTAAATTCCTTAAACAGACAGTACTCCCTGCCATTATAGCAAACAAACGGAAAAAAGATGATCGCCGGATAAGGATATGGAGCGCGGCATGCTCCTCAGGCGAAGAGCCATACACACTTGGGCTTACCCTCCTTCCACTAATTGAAAATCCCCTTGGATGGGACATTAAGATACTTGCAACTGACATATCAACAGATATCCTGAAGAAGGCTTCTGAGGGCATATACGAGGAAGAAAAAGTAAGTGATATCCCGAAAAACCTGCTTGAAACTTTTTTTACTAAAGAAAAGATTGAAAATAAAACCTGTTATTATGTGAAACCGTTGCTCCATAATATTATAACCTTCCGCAGATTAAACCTGATCCAGGATAATTATCCATTTAAGGGAAAATTTGATTTTATATTCTGCAGAAATGTAATGATATATTTTGACAAAAAGACACAAGAAGGAATCGTTAATAAGTTTTACAATTATCTTGAAGACGGCGGCTACCTGTTTATCGGTCACTCTGAAAGCCTGAATGGGGTTAAATCTCCTTTTAAATATATAAAGCCTGCTGTTTATAAAAAAGGAGGAGAGTAA
- a CDS encoding chemotaxis response regulator protein-glutamate methylesterase, translated as MNSVRKIKVLVVDDSAVARNILVNGLRQFPFIDVVGSAPDPYVAKDKIIQLLPDVLTLDVEMPRMDGLTFLKKIMEHRPMPVVMVSSLTKRGGDLTISCLESGAIDFITKPEIDVSDGIEKMVSTLAEKIKFASKVKVKKVGASENKMGQVKPVVSCAMIETTNKIIAIGASTGGTEAIKHVLERMPADSPGIVITQHMPEKFTKSFAERLNRLCHIEVREAVHGDSVIPGLALIAPGNFHMQLKRSGARYFIETQQSPQVNGHRPSVDVMFESVAKYAGSNAVGVILTGMGADGAKGLLAMRENGARTIAQDEETSVVFGMPKEAILLNAAESISPIQNIADEIFKLLSKGIPVAVGA; from the coding sequence ATGAATTCAGTCAGAAAGATTAAGGTGTTGGTGGTTGATGACTCTGCTGTTGCGAGAAATATTCTTGTAAACGGGTTACGTCAGTTTCCATTTATAGATGTAGTAGGTTCAGCCCCTGACCCGTATGTTGCAAAGGACAAGATTATACAATTGCTGCCGGATGTATTAACCCTTGATGTAGAGATGCCGAGGATGGACGGGCTTACCTTTCTAAAAAAGATTATGGAACACCGCCCCATGCCTGTGGTAATGGTAAGCTCTCTTACCAAACGCGGCGGAGATTTAACTATAAGCTGTCTTGAGTCAGGGGCGATTGACTTTATCACCAAACCTGAGATTGACGTCTCTGATGGGATTGAAAAGATGGTAAGCACTCTTGCTGAAAAGATAAAATTTGCATCAAAGGTCAAAGTAAAAAAGGTTGGGGCATCTGAAAATAAAATGGGTCAGGTAAAACCTGTTGTCTCTTGTGCAATGATTGAGACGACAAATAAGATTATTGCTATCGGGGCATCAACCGGCGGCACAGAGGCAATAAAGCATGTCCTTGAAAGAATGCCTGCTGATTCACCAGGGATTGTAATTACACAACACATGCCGGAAAAATTTACAAAATCCTTTGCAGAAAGGTTAAACAGACTCTGCCATATTGAGGTTAGGGAGGCTGTACATGGTGACAGCGTGATCCCAGGTCTTGCACTTATTGCCCCTGGAAACTTTCACATGCAGTTAAAAAGAAGCGGGGCAAGATATTTCATAGAGACACAACAATCCCCGCAGGTAAACGGCCACCGTCCTTCAGTTGATGTTATGTTTGAATCAGTAGCCAAATATGCCGGCAGTAATGCTGTCGGTGTTATCCTTACAGGAATGGGTGCTGACGGTGCAAAAGGCCTGCTGGCAATGAGAGAAAACGGTGCAAGAACCATTGCACAGGATGAGGAAACAAGTGTGGTATTTGGTATGCCTAAGGAAGCAATACTTCTTAATGCCGCTGAAAGCATCTCCCCAATTCAGAACATTGCAGATGAAATATTTAAACTGCTTAGTAAAGGGATTCCGGTGGCTGTGGGGGCATAG
- a CDS encoding chemotaxis protein CheA: MSYGDCWMNLDKYRQIFFDETSEELNSLESLVLETEKTPFDIDAINSIFRLFHRLKSSSAMMGLHNFSELSHQAEDLLSIIKEGKISADKTVISILLSVIDAMRKLINMAESGNLAGFQPDELISQLNEICTVAENKPHPHLNPLPEGEEISLPDTDLRRNSVPLIKDIENSLPFKGRVRVGMGSAPDEVSITQPHHGLNVIRIDESELNDLIDMAGDLISTISELDRITDYIDRISSNKEIQDVNHRINYVKRKADKLSINIHNRLLGTKMVPAGDMFERLKRVIHDLSIKTNKCIQVLINGAEIELDRAIVDKLFNPLLHIVRNAVDHGIEDDEVRIKSGKTPIAVITLSASLEGHFVTITVEDDGKGIDIEKVKNELIKRGIADKNEIDKISEKEIIDYLFIPGFSTKEEATDISGRGMGLDIVKENVKELKGEIAIIPVKAKGTTVKITIPQTLSIIRCLQVCIGKETYSIPSESIMEIIPFREKEFMTVKGRPLLLYRGSPVPVADIDNILNIKSDDKSISSHVIISKEEVKAAIPVSNIIGEQDILIKHLGQSFSGVVGILGVGILAGGRLSLIMDTDFLLRIYLKKGVPDDRIHA, from the coding sequence GTGAGCTATGGAGATTGTTGGATGAACCTTGACAAATACCGCCAGATTTTCTTTGATGAGACCTCAGAGGAACTCAATTCCCTTGAGAGCCTTGTCCTTGAGACTGAGAAAACACCTTTTGATATAGACGCGATAAACTCCATCTTCCGTCTGTTTCACCGCTTAAAATCTTCATCAGCAATGATGGGACTTCATAATTTCAGTGAACTATCTCATCAGGCAGAAGATTTATTATCAATTATTAAAGAAGGTAAAATCTCTGCAGACAAGACCGTTATAAGCATCCTTCTTTCTGTTATTGATGCTATGCGAAAGCTTATTAATATGGCAGAATCAGGGAATTTAGCAGGTTTTCAACCTGATGAGCTTATATCTCAATTAAATGAAATATGTACAGTTGCTGAGAATAAACCCCACCCTCACCTTAATCCTCTCCCTGAGGGAGAGGAAATTTCCCTCCCGGATACTGATTTGAGGAGGAACAGTGTACCGCTCATAAAGGACATCGAAAATTCCCTCCCCTTCAAGGGGAGGGTCAGGGTGGGGATGGGGTCAGCGCCGGATGAAGTATCAATAACACAGCCGCACCACGGCCTGAATGTCATCAGAATTGATGAATCTGAGCTTAATGATCTGATTGATATGGCAGGTGACCTGATTTCCACGATATCAGAATTGGATAGAATAACTGATTATATTGACCGGATATCTTCAAATAAAGAGATACAGGATGTTAATCACAGGATTAATTATGTAAAAAGGAAGGCAGATAAGCTTTCAATAAACATACATAACAGGCTATTGGGAACCAAGATGGTACCTGCAGGTGATATGTTTGAACGGCTTAAACGTGTTATACACGACCTTTCAATTAAAACAAATAAGTGCATTCAGGTGCTTATAAACGGTGCAGAGATAGAATTAGACAGGGCAATTGTTGATAAACTATTCAATCCATTGCTTCATATTGTTAGAAATGCAGTAGATCATGGAATTGAAGATGATGAAGTACGAATCAAGAGCGGTAAAACTCCCATTGCTGTAATTACACTGTCTGCATCACTTGAAGGACATTTTGTAACTATAACAGTTGAGGATGACGGCAAAGGGATTGATATAGAAAAGGTTAAAAATGAATTAATAAAAAGGGGAATTGCTGATAAAAATGAGATAGATAAAATAAGTGAGAAAGAGATTATAGATTACCTGTTCATACCTGGATTCAGTACAAAAGAAGAGGCAACAGATATATCCGGCAGAGGAATGGGGCTTGATATTGTAAAAGAGAATGTAAAAGAATTAAAGGGAGAGATAGCAATAATCCCTGTAAAAGCCAAGGGAACTACAGTTAAGATTACCATACCACAGACCTTGTCAATTATTCGGTGTCTACAGGTTTGTATAGGTAAAGAGACTTATTCCATACCATCTGAATCAATTATGGAGATTATACCTTTCAGGGAAAAGGAATTTATGACTGTTAAGGGCCGGCCATTATTACTATACAGGGGATCACCTGTTCCGGTAGCAGACATAGATAACATACTTAATATAAAATCTGATGACAAATCAATATCATCTCATGTAATCATCAGCAAAGAAGAGGTGAAAGCGGCAATACCTGTAAGCAACATCATAGGTGAACAGGATATCCTGATAAAACACCTTGGACAATCATTTTCAGGAGTTGTAGGTATATTGGGTGTCGGTATTTTAGCAGGGGGCAGATTATCATTAATTATGGACACTGATTTCCTCCTGCGAATATATCTTAAAAAAGGGGTGCCTGATGACAGAATCCATGCTTAA
- a CDS encoding chemotaxis protein CheD, producing MKIINIGVGELAVSTEPAVFKTILGSCVGVALYANQERLGGLIHIFLPRMPRMNNQDGNRAKYADTGIPLLITTIENRYGVAKNKLVAKIAGGANMFPFKKITSPLLDIGSNNITIVKETLDRLRIPIIEEDVGATYGRRIEFHLDTGKFIIFSANMQGVLK from the coding sequence ATGAAAATTATTAACATTGGCGTTGGTGAACTTGCTGTTTCAACTGAACCCGCTGTCTTCAAGACTATACTTGGTTCCTGTGTAGGTGTTGCGCTATATGCAAACCAGGAAAGGCTCGGCGGATTAATCCATATTTTTTTACCCCGGATGCCAAGGATGAACAACCAGGACGGTAACAGGGCAAAATATGCCGATACAGGTATCCCTCTGTTGATAACTACGATTGAGAACAGATATGGGGTTGCCAAAAATAAACTTGTTGCAAAGATAGCAGGCGGTGCAAATATGTTCCCGTTTAAGAAAATCACATCGCCATTACTGGATATAGGCTCAAACAATATAACAATAGTTAAGGAAACACTTGACCGGCTGAGGATACCAATAATCGAGGAGGATGTCGGGGCGACTTACGGAAGGCGGATAGAGTTTCATCTTGATACCGGGAAATTTATTATATTTAGTGCAAACATGCAGGGGGTATTAAAATGA
- a CDS encoding response regulator, with translation MKNRILIVDDAMLIRMMLKDIMENNGYIVVGEADDADQAFDVYQETQPDLVTMDITLTSSSGIDAIRNILNYDNNARIVVISALEQKKVIMEALKYGAKDFIIKPFEEDRVINSVKNLLSYA, from the coding sequence ATGAAGAACAGGATACTTATAGTAGATGATGCAATGCTTATAAGGATGATGTTAAAGGATATCATGGAGAATAACGGATATATAGTAGTGGGGGAGGCTGATGATGCTGACCAGGCTTTTGATGTCTACCAGGAAACACAACCTGACCTTGTTACAATGGATATTACCCTTACATCATCCAGCGGCATAGATGCCATCCGCAATATTTTAAATTATGATAATAATGCAAGGATTGTAGTAATTTCCGCACTTGAACAGAAAAAGGTGATTATGGAGGCTTTGAAGTACGGCGCCAAGGATTTTATTATTAAGCCTTTTGAGGAAGACCGGGTAATAAACTCTGTGAAAAACCTATTGTCGTATGCTTGA
- a CDS encoding methyl-accepting chemotaxis protein — protein sequence MKIKNKILLSFSIIAILLIATGIYSFVSNRNTLLESNFLKNTAYVNMQDSKSLMEDFKSISEQFSNAAAMSDSRRLSKTDELNRHFLSLLTKIRGSENDNPEHLNRIDRIDRLYNDFYKQGAKLILSSQFQMTKEDQGTKIYPSPLMGEGQGGGELRGFSYEQREFSNISSRLNQELETYINNEEAMFKTAIDGIGKNAKKNGLVINVMILAAVLVCIAMAFMIINAVIKPLQQLSGVFKDIASGEGDLRRRLDTDRNDEIGEVSQGFNKFVDKLSSVLIKVVELTQKVGFSAMQLSATAEQISKGTQNQNIQVTQVASAIEQMSATVVEVAKNAGKAADFSKKASDMAVKGGNIVSETVGGMRNIAKSVEESAVTIGELGKSSDQIGEIVTVINDIADQTNLLALNAAIEAARAGVHGKGFAVVADEVRKLAERTTKATKEIKTKIDVIQKRTSGAVDSMNSGRKDVEEGVGLASEAGESLNAIIDMVKNVSDMIQQIAAATEEQSAAAGEVSANMEGISTVTKEAYSSVSETSSAAHELSKIASELQAMTSQFKL from the coding sequence ATGAAAATTAAAAATAAGATACTATTAAGTTTCAGTATAATTGCAATATTATTGATTGCAACAGGAATTTATTCTTTCGTTTCTAACAGAAATACCCTGCTTGAGTCCAATTTTCTGAAAAATACCGCTTATGTCAATATGCAGGATTCTAAGAGTTTAATGGAAGACTTCAAATCTATCAGTGAACAGTTTTCTAATGCAGCGGCTATGTCGGATAGCAGAAGACTTTCAAAAACTGATGAACTGAACAGGCATTTCTTATCCCTATTAACTAAGATAAGAGGCAGTGAGAATGATAACCCTGAACATTTAAATAGAATTGATCGCATTGATAGGTTATATAATGATTTTTATAAACAGGGTGCCAAGCTTATTCTATCCTCACAATTTCAAATGACAAAGGAGGATCAGGGTACAAAAATATATCCCTCCCCCTTGATGGGGGAGGGTCAGGGCGGGGGTGAGCTGCGAGGCTTTTCTTATGAACAAAGAGAATTCAGCAATATTTCATCAAGGCTTAATCAGGAACTTGAAACATACATCAACAATGAAGAAGCTATGTTCAAGACTGCTATTGATGGTATAGGTAAAAATGCAAAGAAGAATGGGTTGGTAATAAATGTAATGATATTAGCCGCTGTTTTGGTTTGCATTGCAATGGCTTTTATGATTATCAATGCAGTTATAAAACCATTGCAGCAGCTCTCAGGTGTTTTTAAAGACATTGCAAGCGGTGAAGGAGATCTCAGGCGTAGATTAGATACAGACCGTAACGATGAAATAGGGGAGGTATCACAAGGGTTTAATAAGTTTGTTGATAAACTATCATCGGTTTTAATAAAGGTTGTTGAATTGACTCAAAAGGTAGGTTTTTCTGCCATGCAGTTGTCTGCCACAGCGGAGCAGATTTCAAAAGGTACACAGAATCAGAATATTCAGGTTACACAGGTAGCCTCAGCAATTGAACAGATGAGTGCAACAGTAGTAGAGGTTGCAAAGAATGCAGGTAAGGCAGCCGATTTTTCCAAAAAGGCATCTGATATGGCAGTAAAAGGAGGCAACATAGTATCAGAGACAGTAGGGGGGATGAGGAATATTGCAAAGTCAGTAGAAGAATCTGCTGTTACAATTGGAGAGCTTGGAAAGAGCTCTGATCAGATCGGAGAGATAGTAACGGTAATCAATGATATTGCTGATCAGACAAATCTCCTTGCATTAAATGCCGCTATCGAGGCGGCAAGGGCAGGGGTACACGGCAAGGGTTTTGCTGTAGTTGCAGATGAGGTAAGAAAACTTGCTGAGAGGACTACAAAGGCAACAAAAGAGATTAAAACCAAGATAGATGTTATTCAGAAAAGGACATCCGGTGCAGTAGATTCAATGAATAGCGGTAGAAAGGATGTTGAAGAAGGTGTTGGCCTTGCCTCAGAGGCAGGTGAGAGCCTTAATGCCATAATTGATATGGTTAAAAATGTCTCTGATATGATACAGCAGATAGCAGCAGCTACAGAAGAACAGTCTGCTGCTGCCGGAGAAGTGTCGGCGAATATGGAGGGCATATCTACTGTAACAAAAGAGGCATACTCCAGTGTAAGTGAGACAAGCAGTGCTGCACATGAGCTTTCAAAGATCGCCTCTGAGCTTCAGGCCATGACAAGCCAGTTTAAGCTATAA